In one window of Gemmatimonadetes bacterium SCN 70-22 DNA:
- a CDS encoding molybdenum cofactor biosynthesis protein C, whose protein sequence is MSNLTHVDPSGHARMVDITDKAPTVRMARARGAIRMRPETLTLIRNNQVAKGDVLAVARIAGVMGAKRTAELIPLCHPIALSDIQIAFDLDDALPGVWVEATARTTGSTGVEMEAMTAVSVSLITIYDMAKGVDKGMELAQISLIEKRGGKSGDWVRT, encoded by the coding sequence ATGTCCAACCTGACCCACGTCGACCCCTCCGGCCACGCACGGATGGTCGACATCACGGACAAGGCCCCGACGGTCCGCATGGCGCGCGCCCGGGGGGCCATTCGCATGCGTCCCGAGACACTGACGCTCATCCGCAACAACCAGGTGGCCAAGGGCGACGTCCTCGCCGTGGCAAGAATTGCCGGGGTGATGGGGGCGAAACGGACCGCCGAACTCATCCCGCTGTGTCACCCCATCGCCTTGTCCGACATCCAGATAGCCTTCGACCTGGACGATGCCCTCCCCGGCGTGTGGGTGGAGGCGACGGCAAGAACCACCGGTTCCACCGGGGTGGAAATGGAGGCCATGACGGCCGTAAGTGTGAGTTTGATCACAATTTACGACATGGCTAAAGGGGTGGATAAGGGCATGGAACTCGCACAGATTTCTCTCATCGAGAAGCGCGGCGGGAAGAGTGGGGATTGGGTGAGGACGTAA
- a CDS encoding amidase → MRPRLALALRALAAATVAVVLAPPALPGQPPGARQPPPFIIEEATIADLHAAMRAGALSCRQLVQGYLRRIEAYDRNGPAINALIVVNPAALATADSLDRRYAREGFAGPLHCVPVIVKDNFETNDLPTTAGSLALQGWRPTRDAFQVQRIRAAGAIVLAKSNMAELAFSPNETVSSILAGYTKNPYALDRVTAGSSGGTAAAVAASFGAVGLGSDTGNSIRGPSAHQALVGIRSTMGLTSRMGVVPLFDSQDIAGPMGRTVADVVAVFQVVAGEDPADPATAAARGRPMPRYADSLRADGLRRARIGVLHAAYDTPTLDAEVGAVFQSALADLQRLGATVLDPVAIPALDSIRRLQSGPCSPFKHDFETYLASVADSRPPVRTVDEILASGRYHPSVQARLEAAQRVTESPAESAGCRAREQYRAALRVAVRQLMDSLRLDALAYPTWSNPPRLIGDLNTPGGDNSQLFSPATGFPAITVPMGYTRGQLPAGLQLLARPFAEATLFRLAFAYEQGTHHRRPPATVPPLR, encoded by the coding sequence ATGCGCCCTCGCCTCGCCCTCGCGCTTCGCGCGCTCGCGGCCGCCACCGTGGCCGTCGTCCTCGCCCCCCCCGCCCTCCCGGGGCAACCCCCGGGCGCGCGCCAGCCCCCCCCGTTCATCATCGAGGAGGCCACCATCGCCGACCTCCACGCCGCGATGCGCGCCGGCGCCCTCAGCTGCCGGCAGTTGGTGCAGGGCTACCTGCGCCGCATCGAGGCGTACGACCGGAACGGGCCGGCCATCAACGCCCTCATCGTCGTGAACCCGGCCGCCCTCGCCACCGCCGATTCGCTCGACCGCCGGTATGCGCGCGAGGGCTTCGCCGGGCCGCTCCACTGCGTCCCGGTGATCGTGAAGGACAACTTCGAGACGAACGACCTCCCCACCACCGCCGGCTCGCTGGCGCTCCAGGGGTGGCGCCCCACCCGCGATGCCTTCCAGGTGCAACGCATTCGTGCCGCGGGCGCCATCGTCCTGGCCAAGAGCAACATGGCCGAGCTGGCGTTCTCCCCCAACGAGACCGTCAGCTCCATCCTGGCCGGCTACACGAAGAATCCGTACGCCCTGGACCGCGTGACCGCCGGCTCCAGCGGCGGGACCGCCGCCGCCGTGGCCGCCTCGTTCGGCGCCGTCGGCCTCGGGAGCGACACCGGCAATTCCATCCGCGGCCCATCCGCTCACCAGGCGCTCGTCGGGATCCGCTCCACCATGGGCCTCACCTCGCGCATGGGGGTCGTTCCGCTCTTCGACTCCCAGGACATCGCCGGCCCCATGGGGCGCACGGTCGCCGACGTCGTGGCGGTATTCCAGGTCGTCGCCGGCGAGGATCCCGCCGACCCGGCCACGGCCGCAGCCCGCGGGCGCCCCATGCCTCGTTATGCGGACTCGCTCCGCGCCGACGGCCTCCGCCGCGCCCGCATCGGCGTCCTCCATGCCGCCTACGACACCCCCACCCTCGACGCCGAGGTCGGCGCCGTCTTCCAAAGCGCCCTGGCCGACCTCCAGCGCCTGGGGGCCACGGTCCTCGACCCGGTCGCCATCCCCGCCCTGGACTCGATCCGCCGGCTGCAAAGCGGTCCCTGCTCCCCCTTCAAGCACGACTTCGAGACGTACCTGGCCAGCGTCGCCGACTCGCGCCCCCCGGTGCGCACGGTCGACGAGATCCTCGCGTCGGGGCGCTACCACCCGTCGGTGCAGGCGCGCCTCGAGGCCGCCCAGCGCGTCACCGAATCCCCCGCCGAGAGCGCCGGGTGCCGCGCCAGGGAGCAGTACCGGGCGGCCCTGCGCGTCGCCGTCCGTCAGCTCATGGATTCGCTCCGACTCGACGCGCTCGCCTATCCCACCTGGAGCAATCCGCCGCGCCTCATCGGCGACCTCAACACCCCCGGGGGCGACAACTCGCAGCTGTTCTCGCCGGCCACGGGATTCCCGGCCATCACCGTCCCCATGGGCTACACCCGCGGCCAGCTCCCCGCCGGCCTCCAACTCCTCGCCCGGCCGTTCGCCGAAGCGACGCTCTTTCGCCTGGCGTTCGCCTACGAGCAGGGGACCCACCACCGCCGCCCCCCCGCCACCGTCCCCCCGCTTCGCTGA